CAACTCTGGATGGTCAACACTAAGATCTTGATTAACATGGGAAGTAACCATAGGTTGCTGAAAGCAGCcatttaaagaataaaatgatgAAACATAACATGATCCTGAGTCCATTGGAAGTTAATTCTCCTTCTGATTTGTCAAGTGTATTTCTTTCCCCTTTGGCAAGAAGATGTTAAACCCAGAAATCAAGTTATTATGCCCTTCAAATAATTCCTTTGCTTTGGCAATGACATCAGCGGCGTTAGCTCTGCGAGAACAAAAAATGGCATAATCCGTTAGGTTTTAGATGCAATGTTCCATTAATCCAAGACAAAAACTTCATACATGCGATTACAGTACCTTCGATACTTGAACTCAGTTAAGACCTTAATAAACTTGTGATATTTCTCTTTTTGGTCTTGAAACGTTTCCTCCACTTCCTTGAGAAAGGTTTTGCCATCATCTATTGTTAGTTTCCGAGAGGTATCACCAAGACCACTCGCTGGGACTTGGGATTGCCCATCTCTTCACATCAACaataaatataacatataattAGCATAACATCAATTGATCCAATCAATTAACATCTATAGCACAGTTATTCCATAGACACAACATGTTCTTATTATCAATGTGATCTCTATGAGAGTACAGAAGtttattaactttttctttagTGTCATTGCCTGCATTCCTTTACTTGGAATCATCCAATTCTCAACCAAAAATTATCccacaaaaggaaaaaatttccAAGCTTTCATTTGTCACAATTCACTTGAAAAATTCTCACACAATAAGTTGCCTAAAAATACAATCCAATTACAACAAGCAGATCCATTACAAAATAAGCCAAGAGCATGATTCAAATTCGAGCAAAAAATTCATATCTCTCTTCCCTCAcaaatattcaagaaaatttcatcTTACAAAAAATGACCATGCAAAAGAAttagagaggaaagaaaaaaatgcaaaaaaatacctTCACACGAAACATTTTCTAGCAAACCAAACAGAACTTAATTAACGAATTGAACAATTCTATTTCTAACCCCAAAAAAACAATGTAaaagcaacaaaagaaaatagctTACAGAGAAAGAAACTTACGAGTCTCCACTCAAAGAACCAGACAATTGCTTAGATTGTGAACAACTACCATCATCTCCTAATCTCTTCATTTCTGAACTAATCCTCCACTAAATTCTCAATTCTCAaatcacaaaccaaaaaaaggaaaaagaagtaAAGAACTATAAAGAGCATTAATCTCccatgaaagaaaaagatactGCAAAAGTTTCAGGGACGTGGTAGAGTTGCTCGACATGTCTCTCCAATAATAAGAGTGAAAGCAAACTTGAATGGTATCTTTGCCCCCCTTAAATGGTGGTGTTGCCCCAAGGCTTAAGTCAAGACCTTGTAAGTCAACTGATTGACACAATAACACTCTTTAGATGTTTTAATATGAAACACTTAGAATTGAAGTTTCCCACCCCTAACTATTTATCAAAAAGGTGTTGCCCCAATTTTGAagggatttaattttttaaatttcaaaagttcatgtttaattatatatatatttttaaagtaaaagtACCTTATATTTCAAATTTGGTACAAtcgaaaaattaattaaacaaatgtcaaaatttagtgacaaattctaaattaagttaaattttctattcataATTAATgtataattatctttattaaaatataaaaatagagataattatctacTAGTTGGACTCTTTGgtgataattatctttattaaaataaatattaagataaactctttcaaaaaaaaaaaaaaaagtttctccaTTTAGAAAGCTTCAAGAATGTATCATCAAAGTAcataaacagtaaaaaaaaaaaaaaaatcagaatataTTCGATTCCAAAGAGAATATAGTTCAGATGCAATAAACAAAAGGTCATCAAGGGGTGTCATGTTTGGAGGAGATATAACTTGTGTGGAATAGAGACCACATGCACTTATTATCGGTTTTATTCTTATTTCAATACAATGATTCTCATACTAATCCACTATGAAATTTATCTCTCCTGTGAGATCAGTGCATGTATAAGCAACGTGAAAGAAAATCAACAtgcaaagaaaacaagaagagaaaaacaaaactcaatGAATAGAGAAGAGGACAAGTACCTGAATCAAAAGAATCTGAAGTGCTGGTACCTAATAACAAACAGTAAAATAAAGTCAAAAGCCAGATCCTTAAAGAGTAAGAGTTAATTAAACCAAAGTAGAGGAGAAGATAATAATAGAAGAAGAGCTCATACCTCAactttgcttttaaaaaaaaaaaatactgacgTTTGCACTTCTTTTATAACGTTCATGATTAAGCTCCAATTTTGGAGATAAATTCTCTCCTATGAAGTTGATAGGATATTATTAacgtttgagtttaagttggatttATTAGAGTTAGAAAGATAGAATTTCACTCTCAATTAAGTTTGGACTTTGGctatttgatagtttttagaccccttaaaaacacaattagattaacctaggtaattagctaagttgttacttagtccaaattccaaatctaagttattacaatcaaacaatcatatcatgcaaagtagcagaaaaaaaaaaaaaaaaacacaatgatatgattacctaggaaaccaaaccggtaaaaacctagggaagatttaacctagctatcctcaaggtaaacctgaatctactatgaaagaatcgaagttgttcaacaggacttagaccactaacatcctattgctacccatcAGTAgcaacttactgacatgaccacatgcaagctccgaaatcacgaactccttctttcttggattctccagcaagtacaagcacacccgcttgtgtttctttaagttcttatggcagcaactgaatgatcatcaagctcttgaagaaatctctttcttgataatcctaagcttatgtaaaggaaaactcctcacagatctcacaagagatttacacaaacagcaatatgagcaacactaaaacgttgGTAGGGTTTaccttatatacctagggcaaattacaaaaccctaaacattttaaaacaaactagggctgagttggaattctgcagaaaacgcATTTAacccgattttcgattgatcgagcctaagctttgaTGGATTGAACCAGGTCGAGAAGCAATAATAATTTCTGCATCAGCTtgttccaactttacataaatgaaccaactttgagcaagtctaaacacgactaaacatcttgttttgatcatggtttgccaacaatacacattagagttctaaatacataaaatcctaagtctttagaacctaacaaactccccatttggcaatccgtgacaaaacacaactaaaagctcaaagtttacaaagaaaagccctttacaaaaataatgctcataaaaacaaatcaaatcctaactactatccatcagttgcaagtgtagacaacaGCTCAATttaatcaacctgtatatttcctgaaacactcaaacaaaatgcataaccgcatgtgtggaaaatacaagtaaacaaaataaattcttgatttcaaccAACAcataataaagacatatatcaatgaataacttataaatataaatcaataagcagttgaAACAACaaacatataaagcaataaaagtatCTCCCCATAACATGAAtagcccaacaaaaaaaatggcaagagctaaaaaggtaaaatatagtgtgaagcacctagatacaatctaaactccacaagctccaaccaacaagaaatgctctccccctgaaaacaaaaactctacaagtgctcaaatatgtactccctctttttgtgacggaatgccaaagggcaatcaaaatccatcatcaaaaggaggtggcggtgAAGATCGTCAAAACTATGCCAACTCTGTGTGCAAAGCACGaatctcatcgagcacgtctACCGAAATCTGTCTATGAGCCGCCTAAAcagtcaagacatgatccaacgtacgtcgaatgtctgaatcatccgaaatagtcagtggaggaacatcagcatcagcagcaccAGCACTAGACGCCTCAGTCGTatcagcacctgtagaagagggaggagggggaacaatACCatatgacgcacctctaggacgcgtaggaccaactctcaagtgagtagccctctgcctaaggaaggtggcacctatgggagcattGACATGAATGGGCTCACCGGCAGGGAAATTAGCTAGACCAAGAAACAacagaatcctatgaatgaaaataggatgaataagagCATGCGCTACGGCAAAACTCCTATGAacttcgttcaaagaacgaagaaacAGATATGGAAAGCTGATAGACGCACCAGaaacaaaagcatacaaaaacacacatcgctcaagagggatggtgtgaagatgagaaataggccacaaagaatgacatgctatcctaaagaaaagataggctaTCTTAGTAAGCTCAGCAGACGTGATCTGAGGATccgaaccccactggatagaagacccagtgatgtatgacataacGTCATTTAAGGGTGGAGACTCCTCATAGGGATAGACAGGCTCCCTAACgaccggaaccccaagagcatcagccactacccgaggagtaatggtgaactcaacacctcatATCCAACTCcgaacaagggtgttggaatcatagatgtggcaagagagattcgagaagaactctttAATGAGAGCgatcgggggtggatgatctacctCTAACAAGGACAGCCAACCTCTACTCTCAAGGTTTGCCCTAATGGTAGGATCTACCTCATCTAAAACAACAGAACGCTCAGCCCAAATTTTACGCTTACAGTTCAGTTTCTCATAGACCTCTCtgcttttgtcattcctaaacaactcactcctagagggagacttagaggaagtggagggggtcctatgggctctagtcttcttaggcatggtgctaggataaggaccaagacacaaaaaaaaaaaaaaaaaaaagcaaaaaaccaaGAGCAGattgcaagttagcacaaaaaaaaatatagaacaaaaatctatataatGCATAAAcagtttaaatgtcatgatgcatgctctaatgcagtgagaCTAAGTCCAAGTTAAGTTCAAAtgcacaaaattggcttgagcatagagtttctaacaaaaaccccaaaatttgaaaaaccacttgttcaatttgtaataaattgacgaattgatcattacacatgagAGAAAACGGATAAAGATGATCAATTACATCAAaacaacaagccaatttcatcaattaaacctaattttaacaaaatcccTAATTCGGGTTCAATACAAGccctataatttttaatttatcacaaaaccccaaattgatcaaattaaccatCATAGATCATGAATATATCATAATAGCAACAAAACCCGTTgatcaatttcacaaaataaggcttgattaataaaaaaaaaccaatttatgCATAGTCCAAAAATATACCCATAAATCATGaaataatgcatgaaaacatgaaaagcAATGCAAAAGAAAGGGTAATATGGACATACCGGCTTATGGAGAGAGAAACCTTGCAAGAAATTaggaggaaaacgacaaaaaatttgttgtggaGCCCTGCTgagtcggagagagagaaaaagttttgaaaagtttttgaaaaagtggtttgaacaagtcaaatatgattttttaaaaaacctgattcacgagtttcgattgatcgaaaatcagtttcgattgatcaaaacagacagaggcttctttaaaatttttcaaacaatatcAAAACAATTTCAATTGATCTAAAAACAGTTTGGATCAATCTAAACAGACAGAGGCTtctttaaacattttaaaacactttcgattgatcaaaaaaaGATTGGATCAATTGAAACAGATAGAGGctcacaaaatttttgagaaaaaaacacagttttgaaaataacaaaGACACATTTTAGAAATACCTCAAAGTattgaaattgatgaacaaaatgcatgagtatgtgatgacatgtatttcaaaaacaaagttttaaacccagttttcccaaaattaagattatcaaacattttccataaattcttaagcatcaaatatgttttgcacaaaaactcaaagtatttgcaaacttAGTTGGTCAGACCAAAGACACACACagtaacatgtacaatgtttagcaaagagtaactcgtgtagtatATGCagctagcaaaaacttgagatacatgtgagatgATATGTGTATAGCAATTaaacacaaagtctacaaaattcatcacatagaatttgaaagagactattaccaaaaaagttacatcatataactcccacatctcctagatcataagcttgcaattatgtaagtttcttgattttgcctcatattgtacatacaaattttaattattcagaaacttattaaaatagttgggataatgtacacaccaattttatttgattgatttaacattaagtccaataatgtacacaccaattttaacatttaaaccaaggctacaccttatgttctttttgtgcatgtactacactttctcaagcacaaaatcttacgatatgcactaaggtgttcgtGATtagctagtgaacagtggtgagatggttatttatgcctttctctaaaggttcaagtccgacaattaaagacatgtgacttcaagatcaagacaaagtgatcaaaagcataaacatctttcctacacaacatgcactacaaagtttcaactagtaaagtgcaataagtaagctcatcaaggCTAAACCatgtacaaaagacatgttatgtgaaaataaattgaccaaccttgttttcaaaaaccaagaaaatagtgcaaaacatAATTTGgttcctttttctcctttttttttttttgaaaaaaataaacaaaaacaatctagaatgaaatgcatgaatgttatgcaatgcaaatcctagaaacagaggaaacaaaaaccaaagaataatggtcacaaagaatagcaatgaagcacaaggaccatgtcagaaggattcaattagattgagccttttgcatccaaaactttttagatgcaccacgagcattggagttcttattcacatgggaatgattaccaactccaggattggaataaaggtttagagcctttaccaattcaccaatgagtaccataggatcttgtgcttgaggcacaggtacttttggtttgttttctctcttagtagcttgcagcttgtaacagtttggacgaatgtgtccagacttttcacaaaaatgacaaacccatgtaGGCTTATCATGTGACTTGTCCTTAGAAAGAGTAGGTTgtttaggtttagactctttcagatcaaccctaatcttcctaggaggtgtaacttctaaaggtttgacaacctcactcataACCTCACTCATAGGGGattcagaagaagatgaaggaacaaagataGTGGAATTGGGTGCAGACACAttgatgctttctacaaaacctaacccagttttgtcagaaggagacttttgaacatttagcatatgatcaagtttggaactaGCAAACCTATTAgattgttctctagcaacaaaaagctcatgttccaaattcttaactttatcaattaaaacCATGTTCTCAGTCTTTacattattcaaaagttcagtagcatcaaacaatttaacaagaaatttttttttttatcaagctcaagagatgcaattttctttaagcctaattcaacattcatagcatcctttgcagcaactttgcaaagtttattgtaggcttcttgaagatttgcgtcctcagagagttccccatcataAGGGTTCTCTTCAGCAGATATGCTTTCATTGACTACAGCAATAgtagtgaaagcaatgaagtttccatcctcgtcacaactagactcatcatcagaaacttcaccatcactaaagGTTACAGCCATaaccttacccttagacttcaagtaggtaggacattcagatttcatgtgaccataaaccttgacatccaaaacactgagaacccatagaattatttgaagattgacctactttttctctaggtttattagtgttgttaaccttagtgagatcattcttcctaaagtttctaggttcagcagtgttcttatctcttgcccttttgttgttgtttttaaggaaattcctaaaattcttggcaaagtaagcaatctctgtagcagaaagctcatcatcaaatccaccaacatcaacatcatcaactgacttaagagtcattgatttggatttgctagttTTAGGTAGGTCCAATTCacaggattgaagagatcctacaagttcatcaacagggatggagtccacatccttgctcttAGTGATGGCAGTCAtcttgggtctaaaatctttagtcaaagatctaagaatcttcctaacaattttaggttgataatAGATTTCACCTAAGTTatatgcagaattaacaatatcattaagtttagtatagaattcatcaaaagattcatcatcagacatcctgatgctttcaaatttagaagttaactgctgcaatttgttgattttgacagcctttgtgccttcatgcacagtctggaggatattccaagcagtatgggcaacctcaacatttgagattctcttaaattcctccatagaaacagcgttaaagatagcattcatagctttgctattgAACGCAGCcacttctttttgagaagtttgccattcactaacaggagtagtgggcttctcccatccgtattcaacggagttccagactcttatcaaagtgaggaggaataacaagagaatgttcgtgttccatgacaacagagGTCAAGGAttagctcagtgatcaaaagatcaacaataaGAGAGCAACTTGCTCTGATActacttgatagtttttagaccccttaaaaatacaattggattaacctaggtaattagccaagttgttacttagtccaaattccaaatctaggttatcacaatcaaataatcatatcatgcaaaacagcggaaagaaaaataacacaatgatatgatcacccaggaaaccaaaccagtaaaaacctggggaggatttaacctagctatcctcaagataaacctgaatccactatgaaagaatcgaagtttttcaacaggacttagaccactaacatcctattgctacccaccagtagaaacttattgacacgaccacgtacAATCTCCGAAACCACGGACTCCTTTTTTCTTAGATTctctagcaagtacaagcatacccgcttgtgtttctttaagttcttatggcagcaactgaatgatcatcaaactcttgaagaaatctccttcttgataatcctaagcttgtgtaaaggaaagctcttcacagatctcacaagagatttacacaaatagcaatatgagcaacactaaaacgtgggtagagtttgccttttatacctagggaaaattacaaaaccctaaacgttttaaaacaaactagggctgagttggaattctgcagaaaacacATCTGACCCGATTTTCTATCGATCGAGCCTtagcttcgatcgatcaaaccaGGCCAAGAAGCAATAATAATTTCTGCATCAATTtgttccaactttacataaatgaaccaactttgagcaagtctaaacacaactaaacatcttgttttgatcatggtttgccaacaatacacattagagttctaaatacataaaattctaagtctttagaacctaacactatAGATGTCAAATATAGTCCTTCTCGGATTGAAGTtgatattgttaaaaaaatctaatcaaataTCCATAGTTACGTAACACCTATAGTCATTGTGTCCGAGTTTGACTCTAACATGAGTTGGTGGGCCCAGGATATCTGTGCACACATATAAACTGACCAAGGAGTTGACAAAGTTCACTCCTATAATAAGAACTCTTCTTCCTTAATTTTCTCTTATAAAATGCCACCCAAGCCTTAACTCACActactttttgttttgtgacttcataagagaaaaaaaacttttggacCTGACAAATACCTTTTCTCTGCTCAACTTAAAGCTCTGGTTCGAATCTGATCCATTGTGTCAGCGAGTTCTGG
This DNA window, taken from Quercus robur chromosome 2, dhQueRobu3.1, whole genome shotgun sequence, encodes the following:
- the LOC126703408 gene encoding paired amphipathic helix protein Sin3-like 1, translated to MKRLGDDGSCSQSKQLSGSLSGDSDGQSQVPASGLGDTSRKLTIDDGKTFLKEVEETFQDQKEKYHKFIKVLTEFKYRRANAADVIAKAKELFEGHNNLISGFNIFLPKGKEIHLTNQKEN